The sequence ACAGGTTGCTTTCGGGCTTTCTATTCCTGTATTTAATAAATTACAGGTTAAAAATAATGTTGAAATTGCAAAATTGAATATCATCAATTATAACTACGAAAAGGAAATTGTCATCAATAATTTCACAAAAAGCATTAATTCCATAAAAGCACAGTTTAAGAATTCTGAAGAGAAATACACCCTGCTGAAATCGAATTTTGAAAACCAAAGATTATCTTTCCAAAAGTCTGAAGAAAAATACAAAGAAGGATTGATGGATGCATATACCTTTTTTGTGGTAAGAAATAACTGGCTTCAGGCAAATTACAATCTGATCAGCAGTAAAAATGAAGTGATGCAGCAAACTGAATTGCTAAAGGTCTTACAATCTGATTTGTAAAACAAAAAACGTCAATTCGTTACAAAACCACAGATGATGATTGGTATTTCTATTAGATTTTAAAAACCTTAAATAAAATAATTTCACCCTCAAAAGTACGCTCAATAATATACAAATATTGATTATATTCGCAGTATTATTTACCATTTAAAATGAAGAAGAAAGTTGTACTTGTACAAGATAATAAAGATATCCTTCAAATAATGGATCAGGTGCTGGAGGAAGAAGGATTTGATGTGACCGGATCTTTGACTACAGATCCCATAAAGAATATTGATAAAATAGATCCGGATATTGTAATTGTAGATGATCACATAAAAGGTTCTGTAAAAGGTTCGCAGGTTATCAAAGAATTAAAATCTGATCCTGATACTGAAGAAATACCTGCTGTTCTTACGTCGACATCTAATAATATTGCTTCCGAGGCGGCAGAATGTCTGGCTGATGACTTTATTGGCAAACCATTTGGAATTGATGATATGATTGAAGTCGTTAAAAAAAATACGGATTCTTAGTTAGAGAAATGATTTGTCTTTCTTTTAATAAAACAAAATAAGAGTTTCATAGAATAATTTAGATCAATTTTCAACATCTTTTTAGAGCAAAGTTCCAACAGCTATTTTCATGTTTTATTTTTTAAAACTTAAAATTCCATTGGCATTCTTTCACAATTTTATAAACCTATATTTGTAATCAACTACATTTTTTTAATCAATAAAAAAGCTATGGACTCAGTAGAAATGGAAAACCAGATACTTCTATTAGTAAGAAAAAAACACGAAGAAACCGGTGGA comes from Chryseobacterium sp. 3008163 and encodes:
- a CDS encoding two-component system response regulator, giving the protein MKKKVVLVQDNKDILQIMDQVLEEEGFDVTGSLTTDPIKNIDKIDPDIVIVDDHIKGSVKGSQVIKELKSDPDTEEIPAVLTSTSNNIASEAAECLADDFIGKPFGIDDMIEVVKKNTDS